CCCGAGCGCCCGCACGGGATCTTGCCCTTCTTGTGCAGGAAGTAGAGCGCACTGCCCAGGACAGCCAGCAGCAGTAGGCACGGGATGACCACCACGATGATCACGCGGCCCCCCTCCGCTACACAAAGGCACAAGGACAAGCGATTCGACGCACGGGGGCCTTGCTTGACAACAAAAAGGTACTTGGATTTTTATTCGTGAACATCAACTGCTGACTGCGGGTGAGCAACTAAAATCAACTTGGCAATACAAATGTGACAGAATGTTGTTTAGTTCGCGAAAAAACGTGCAAGCGGATGGCACGCCGCTTCGATACTGTAATGAGTGAGAATTTTCACCCGGTCATTCAAAGGCCCGCCATGTTCTCTCGATGCAAAAGAGAATATTTAATCCACCCTCAGGCGAGAGTCCCGCAACGAGAGCTCGAGATCATCAATAAGGCATGGAGCGGGTCCTCAAAGCCTTTTGCTGTCAaacgaggaggaggcggaggaggacaGACAGTGTTTGGTGAGGCGGCCATGAAATGAGCCAGTGGGCCAGTGAACAATCATCTTACCAGAAGAGAAGGGCACGCCGGAGGTGACCAGGGGAACTGCGAATAAGTAGAACAACACACTTTTACACGCTacttcatacacacacaaacacctgCGTTCGTACTGAGGCCAAAAGCGTCAAAGTATTCCTTTGGTGCCAAACAACGAGGATGAAGTGAATTGAGGAGCTTCAATAGGGCAAAAGttagtgctttgctgccatcgTGCATCATCTTGCTTGCGAAGGTGAACTGAGTTTGACTTAAAGACAattggctgccctcttgtggcatcAATAGGCAATTACAATGTCTACAAAGCAACTCGCCTTTCGGCCAAGACACAGTTCGACTTTGATTGTGGCAAAAGTACTTTTGATTTGCTCACGCACCCCATCTCGTAGTATTGGGCTTACCAGCTTTGATGCTAAAAGCTCTGACGTCAGCACCGAAGCGGTTGGAGGCGTTGCATGCAACGCCGATGTCCGAGTTGACAGCGACACTCACCACGCTGCGGGTAGCGTGGTCACCGGACTCGCTTAACACCTCACGCCACATCTGCGGTGGCAAAGCGCAGGTCAGCGGGCCGCTGCTGTTGCGGCAGAAGCAAAAGCAGCGGCGAGTCACCGGGCCGCCGTCGAAAATCCACTCAATGCTGGGCGCAGGGTGGCCGCGGGCCTCGCAACTCAGGTTGAGCGTCCTGCCTAGCGCCTCGTCCAGGTGCACCTCCCGTTCCTCGCCCACTAACTGCGGAGCGCCTGCGCAGCAGAGAGGCATGACACACTAGCTCGCGTGGCgcaggactttttttctttggggtGGGGACTGACCGTGGACGACGATGTGGATGGAGCCGCTGGTGTGCAAGGTGGGCAAGTCGGGAACGCTCACCTCGCACACAAACTCTCCGGCCGTCTCGTAGGTGGCGTCCTGGAGACGGAGCGTGTTTCCCACACCTACTATCTGGCCGCCCTGCTTGCACATTCAGTTCATGGTTTTGACACACTTCAGCACCACACGTCATGTTCCAGTCTGGCTTGGCTTTTCGGACTGTTGGCCCCCGCCGCGTCCTGTGCTCGGGTGAAGCCCCAAGCCGCCCGCCCGGGCACTACTTTGAAACTTGGGCCTACAAACCTTGTACCAGGCAGTCGATGTTTTCAGGGAGGACAGAGCGTTGCACGATGCGGTCAGATCTTCCCCTTTGAACATGGCCTCAGCTTCTTTGGGCACCACCACAGCGGGGTCCAGGTCTGAACACGCATCAGCACGGAGGATTTGTCAAGTGgatcctgtgtgtgtgtgcgcgtgcgtgcatgtgtgtgtgtgtgtgtcctcacagtGCACTTTGAGCTCCACCTCTCCTTTGAGCTTGGTGCTGTCCTGGGGTTGACAGCGGTAGAGGCCACGGTCCGCGCGCGACACCGCCCACAGCATCAGGACGTTGCCGTTACTGTCCAAGTCCTCCTCCGCACCGAGCTCCTGCCGCAAACATTGATAAGTGGTCCCCTCAAACCAAGAAGTGGACTTTGCATCGGGAAGCTCTTTGCCAAAGAGCCGCCACTCTTTGGAATTGGCTGCATTTCCAGGCTGAGGCCGCTAGCTCAAAGTTAGCTTGTTGGCTAGCACTTGAGCTGGATGGAGTGCGGCGTGCCAGGCATTAACGGGTTTCGCACCAATGGGCAGAGCAGAGATCCCAGCCCAGCTCTCGGGAGAATTtttggacagaaaaaaagcccccctccccttctcaTTCTTACTCGTTCTCTGCTGAAATTGAAGGTCGGTGAGGGGTTGCCATCGCCGTGGCAACGCAGCAACACAGTGTCGCCCTCCTTGATCAAGCCCTTGGGCGACTCCCTCCACAGCTCCACCATGGTGGCTGGGTCtgtggcgcacacacacatgcttgcAAAGTCTCACTTCGGCGAGTGTGTGAACAGTCTGAGTGTGTTGATGGCAATTCCAACTCGCTTATGCGTGGACTCACAGTGAATGGTAACGCCGACAGCGGCGGACTCAACGGTCCTGATGGCGCTTGGCACCAAGAAGCTGACCTCGCAGGAGAAGTTGGCATCCTTGTCCTCCTTGAGCACCCGGTACTCCAGCGTGCTGCGCACCGAGTACAAGCCGCTCGACTCCACCGTGTAGACAGTCCGCACATTCACACCTGATCACAAGCGGCCACCTCAGAGACGGGGCACTGCAAATCACAACGCGCCAACGACGGCGTGGCTTACTTCCCACCGAAGGCACCAGAGGCATCTTGTCCTTGTACCACCTGATGTTGGCCTTGGGAAAACCGTTGCGGGCCTCGCAGGTGGCCACCTAAAGGTGGCGGCGCCAGTTAGTCTGGCGCGGTTAGTCTCGCGTGGGAGTCCAAAGCCACTCACCTCGGACGGCGCCTCGGCATTAACGCTTATCCCGGCTCGGACGCCCTGGATGAGCGGAGCCTCCGGAGGAGCTGGAGCGGAAGCACACACGTCACTTTAAGTGTTCTCAAGGCGTGGCCTGACGACGTCGGCGCTTTCGCCGCGCTTCCTCACCAAAGACCCTGAGGCGTGTCTTGCTCTCGGCGGCGCCGGCCGAGACGCCGTTCACCTGGCAGATGAAGTCCCGCTCGTCGGACAGCTGCACTTCCTGGACGGTGAGGCGAGTGGCGCGCTGGTCCACGGCCACCCGGATGCGAGCGCTGAACTCAGTGCCCTCGTCCGCCACGTCGTCGTTCTCATCGACATAGTAGATGCGCATGCGGGAGCTGCTGACCCGGTCTTTCTGTGGACGGCGGTTGCGGACGTCACAAGTGCTTTTCATGCGGGAATCGCGCGCTGACGACGCGGACGACGATCCAAGGAAGCAAGGCAAAATGGAACAATCGACCGTCTGTGGAATTTGCGGTCACGCACCACAAACCACTGGAACATGACGAATTCTGGAAGGCTGTCCGCTTGGCTGAAGTTGTACTGGCAGGGGATGTGGGCCGAGTCACCCAGGTACACCTCCACCGTCTCCTGCATGCTCACCTCCACTCGAGCGCACActgaaaatacacacaaagcaTCCCTAAGCGccgtttgggggggggggggggggggcacaagaCAGATGAGAACAGAAGcagaacaaagaaaaagcttCCTGCCTGTTCTCTGTACTTTTCGGTCTGGCTTCCTTCCATCTGGCCGACAGACACGTCTTGGCCTCCAAAACAGTTTCACGGACACGATGGCCAAAATTCAGGCCAAAATTCAGGCCAAAAAAGGCGACACAGGACTGTCAAATCGCTTAGCCAAGTTGTTCTCCAGCCATGTTGGCTGCTCTGATTTCACACGCAGTTAAGAAATAAATTTGGCCCACAAAATCTGGCTGGCTGGAGGAGAGAGACTCTTGCGCTCCACTTGCGCTGCCAGATCAAACTCCTTGATTTATTTCCATTAATCAAAGAGCCTGTTTTTTGACTAATACCTCACGACTGGTTGTGgcgacatcttttttttttttttgatgcctCTGTCTTAATGCGCCGAAAGTACTCAGCCACCGCCGTTGGACAAAGCCAAGCGACAAGAGCTGGACCTTGGGGTCCTTCTCGACGTTTTGCGCTTTTGCTAAAGCAGAGCAAGCATGAAGAGAGACGCCCAGTTGCCCCCGTCTGGCTCGCCATGCCCCCAGTGGCAGCCCGCCCGCCTCGTTCTGTCCCCCTTTTctcccgcccgcctgcccacCCTTCCTCGTCGCGTTGGGCGCTCAGCCAAGCATTTCTCAAAGACAACGGCTGAGccattgtcccccccccccatctggGTGGACCACATGCctccgcacagaaaaaaagactcaCGCCAACCGCAAGACGAGAGGTAAAAAACAGTTCACGGTGCGctcaagctgtttttttttcagtcagccccaaaaatgacaaaatatatttgcacaaaaaatattgttgctCTTTGGGGCCGCATTGCTCCAACTTTTGGGCTAATCCGCTTAGCGCTGGGGGGTTGTCGAGGATTTAACCAAACTGGGTCTGCTTCTTATCTCTTCCCATTGTGCTTTTATGTGGCAAGTGCGCACGGGCCGTGATCTACGGACCCTGACGACCAAAAGTCCCACCTGTATGTGAGCAATCTTGACAGTGACTTGCCTGATTcatcagaaaacaaaaaaaacagcaacaaagacGATGATTTGAATGCGCTGACAGGATCGGTCCCGTCGTGCGACTGCTTATCAGCACACGAGAGAAGACACGCCGGCGACGCACAATGTGGCCTTTCACAACAGACCTTTGAGGAAGCCAGAGGCCGTCGAAAGGCTAAGGTGAAGAATTCACCGCTTACACAAAATCAATCTTAGATGATTGCAAAGGTTGCGCGTGCCGACCGGAACGGTGCTAAAGCCAAAATGAAGTCGACGCAGAGTCACATCAAGGAAAGACGACACCAATAAGCAGGCAATAAGGAAATTACGACGACGACCCAAAACGAATTTGCTATCGGGGGactcagacaaaaacaacGCCTCCAAGTAAGAAGTCTTTATCCAATATTGATCAATTGCAAATGAAAGAGCAAAACGCTGAGTGCTATGTACAGCCCAGCAGCCGCCAGCCTCCAATCATCAACGTCATCATTCATTGCTCCCAAACCAAAAGAATTTGCACCGTTTATGAAAAGAAAGTGGATTCCAAAGTAAACTGAATAGGAGCCTGTGCGAGCTCATCTGTGCCAGGGTCAAAGGCCAactgctggaaaaaaacaaatctggcAAGTCGTCGTTAGGGGGACACGACCGTCCTCGCTGGCCGGCTCGAGAGTTTCACGTGATGTCATGCTTGGCATGAAAGCACACTTTGGCTGATACAGCCGGACGCCGAGCAAAGTTAACTTCGGCATGAAAGCACACGTTGGCTGATTGACATTCGGACACCGAGTAAAGTTAACTTCTAGACTTTGGGGAGGTGGGCCAAGAGAGGCTCCATCAGACCgtgcaaaggaaaaaaagcaggagGTCCTCCACGCGCTTTAACACCTGCCGGACGGACAAAGCGCAGTCTGACATCAAAGCGAGGACAcccgcgtgcacacacatgcgcagaGCTaagcagagcagagttttCGGGAGCACAATGAAGCACAAATCTCCCGGAGGTGCGTTCCCGCAGTGACGGTTTGCGAGGAGCGAGCAAGTCCACTCTTCTTTGGCACACAAGAGTGAGGGATAAGCGAGTGCGAGAAATCTCCTCACAGGCAGCTCCTTATGCAATTTCAGATCCGTGACCCCCTTTGGGTCCGGAGCGTTGTCAATTGCATATCGGTGCCGTGACATGAAAAACTTCCACGGAAAAATGGATCCTGTGCCAAACAAAGGCCACTGGCAGGCCGCTGGCCCACCACGGGCCCATCCCTTTGATCCCGTCGGCCAGACACCAGGGGATTCGGCGGGATCAAAACTCTGATGCCACACCTTCCCCCAGCCAAGATGCTTGACGTCAAAGAGAAAATCGTAGCAATCGGACGCACTGCTGCGATAATGAGGGAGCGGGCgactccccccccaccccgcccgCAGACGGCCATGCCCAATTCAACAGCACAATTACCAGTTGAAAGCACAACCGCCACGATGGTCACACCTCGGTTGCAATAGAGCTGACAAGCTCAGATAAACCTCCACATTTCTTGACACGTCAGATTAAAATAATCCGGCGCGGCTGAGTACAAAAGTCCTTCAAAGACACGGAAACAGTGCTTTCAAACGAGCTCATGATTGGCTTGATAAGTCCGATCCGGCAGACCAAAAAGCAAGCGGAGAACTCCCGTGAACAAATCCAGcgtttgttgacattttcttcCGATTGTTGTGCAAACACCACCGGCGGGCGGTCATGGCGCAAAGCACGCCGGCGCTAAGGGCCGCCTCCTGCCCCCACAACGTATTGACCCAACAAACAAATGTCCCTGAAAAACAGTAACAGTGAGCAAGACTCCATCTTGTTTGCGGCCCTTTGCCGACTGCGAGCAGCACAATGCCATTGCGCTTTCGGCCATCTGCACAATGGCGCCTTGGAGGATTGAAATCAGTGTTCCGGGCCTCCGCTGGGCAGCAGATGCCAACCTGAAGCCTGCAGCGTTGTGAGTCTTAAGGGGGCCTTGCTGAGTCACACTCTGGCTTACTCAGCGTCAGCACGTTTAGTTGGCCACGcctttgaaaaatattgactTTGGATTCAGTTAACATACATTTCATCACTGTACGGACAAGACAAGTTATGAAAACATCATCTGTTGATTTATGAAATGTAGCTCCCTCTGCATGGGATCTGCTTGATCAATACCAATGCATATTATATGAGCGGAACTCAGGGCGTGCTTTGCAGTGCTCACTGACGAGCTCCTCTGCTTGTCTCTCCGTGCTTcaatcgggggggggggggggggggggggggcaaaggcAGACTCCCGACGCTCAGGTGGATTGCATACCAGCTTTCATCAGACACCTTTTCAAAAGACACCGGCCGTGCCCAGTGGGCGCTAAATGACCCGAAAAGTCCCGTCCGCCCATATGAATCCCGATTGTGACATCTTGTACAAAACTGGTTCATGGCAATTTTGGTGTAACTGCAAATGGGTTGAACTTTAGAGCCACTCTAATTTTTAAGCATGCCGTGTAGGACGAGGGACAGCATGCAGTCATTGTAAATCAACAGCTGCAAATTCTTTCACCGGCGCTCTTAGTTATGCGATCCAGGGAGACACTTAAAGAGATTAGCCCtctggggaaaaaaggaaCGACAACATGAGGAAAGGCGGCGGATGGCTGCACAGTTTGCGGTGAGGGCGGGATGAAGCTCATTAGCGCAATAGCAAAACGGACTCGGAGTGAATATTCATGTGCTGCCCGTGTAAAAAAGGTCTTTTGGACTTCAAAGTTGGCGCTGGAGCTGGCCTGGTTTCGAATTTGCCAACAGATGCTGACGCTGGTGCGGTAACGAGTGCGTGGGCAGGTGGGTGGCTGGCAGCGCACCCAACATCGCAGCGGAGTCACACAACTTTCAGCTTGCTAAGTTGACACTTTGCGTGTTGAttgaaaatgaacacaaatcgTGGTCATTTTCAATGACAGCTTCTTCGGATTAAACCCCATTGAGTCCAAATACTCAATCGATGGCGAGTGCTAGTTTACAGTTGGCTATTTTGAGTGGTTCTTCATGGCTCTTCCGTCACCCAAAATGTTAGACTTCCGATTTTGTTACCGAAATCGCAGATACTCGATACTTCCAGCTGCCAAATACGACGTAAATAGACTTTTACAAGGTCTCCGTGTTCACGCCGGTCAGACAGCAACATCCCCATCAGACGACTCGTCGTTCCTTGGAACAAAGGTGACGCCCCGAGCAAATGACGCAGAGACGTATCAGCGGCATCGGCTTTGTCCTGACGAGAAACGCGCCTGCTCTCATATATCCGCTACCGGAGGGGTGACTTGAAGCTGGAAGTAAAACTCTTGGCTGCTGACATCATGCTACGGAGGTCACCTTTCACACCTCTGGCACCAGGGCTTGGGAGAACATTTTGAGCAAGCCAAACAGCCCCCCAAAAAGGCACAAGAGGGGCACAAGAGAAGCACGTGAGATCGAAGTGAGGGGGGTCACGGCTCCCAAAAGGCGGGAAGGTCCCCGCAACTATTGCGGTGTCGGTTTCCGTGTAACATGAGACGTGCGCCTCGCGCAGCAATCCAAGGCGTCAGATGTGCACAGCTGCCGCTGGAGCGCACAAGGTGGGCTTTTGTCGCCGCTGTTGTTGCTCTGCACTTTTACCAAAAATTGGGTGGCGATGGCCCAAGAGAGAGCCCCCCAAATATGAATGGACGTCACACGCAGATGGCCACATATGCCAACAACCTTTGTGTTTCTCACGAGGCTCCTTTGACGGGACGTTGCTGTTTTTGGGCGTGTCAGAGAAGCACAAGCGCCTGGCTGTCCAACTTGAACTCTCAACAAGCGTCCtggcaaaacatttgcttAACAAGGGAGCAGACAAAAAGCGCACCAAGCGCAATCGGCTCGACGCTCGCGCACAAACAATTCAGAGACTGGAGCGACGGCAGAGAAATTCCCTCCCAGAAGGTGTGGGCTCAAACTACGCAGGCAGCTGCTTCTGGAAATAAAATCCCGCTCTGACATCAGTCCGACACGAGGAgagcgcgcgcacacaaaagCCTTAGGGAAAAAATGGCCTTTGGCTTCGGCTTTGATTGTCCCAAAACATCTGAGCCGAACCGAACCTTTCAAATGGGCCACGGCTGGGTCACTTTTGATTGGCTTGCAAGTTGTACAAGTTATTTCATTGTCAAGCCTTTTTGGGTTCAGGGTTTGTGCAAGCAAATCCGGGAGGGAGAAACGATGCAGCCCATTGCAGCATCTTGCTCTTTTCAGCTTCACATTTCCAAAGCGACCATCATGCGAGCTAtcagcaaattgtttttgcagcCCCGCAATGTCTGCTTTTCCAGTCATTCCACAGCACAGCCGCTTCTCTCATCCCATTTCCGCAAGTATGCTGCCATGAATGACACGCCTGGTCCCAAATTGCAGTTAGGGAAGCGGGACTCTGGTTTTAACGAAAACCCGGTTGGGCGGCTTCTCCGTCGGCGGCCGGCAAACTAATCCCAAAACAGACAGCTTTAGTTAGATTAGGTTGCCGTAAACCTAATTAAGACGAGGCAAAAATAAGGATAAGGGGAGTGTGGTTAGGGTAGGGGACGCTCCGGCCTCGATTTGTGTGCGGACGCTAAAAGCCGGCTTCGGTTACACGTCGCTTTTGACCGACGTCTACGCAAGCGCTCACGGCTCACCAGAAGGCAGGTAGGAAAAGTCACCACATGTTGTCCGTCATGTCGTTACGTTTGCATTCAGGCTGGGAGAAGCATCGTCTGCATGCTTTTTGATTTTGGGAggcacattttcaacattagGGCTATTTTATGCTAGCTCTGCTCTATTTGCTTCACGACAACAAGCGAGTCCAGATTTCTGTCCAATCCCCCCCTTCTGTATTCCATGGATAATAGTCATTAATCGCCATTAATAGCATTACTGAATAAATCCACTTGAACTGACATTTAATGAGATGTTACTGCTGATCGcgagtacaaaaaaaataaaaaatcaagcCAGACGTGACTCAAAGTCTTTGGGAGTCCGAGGAAATATTTTGGCAGCTTGTGGTTCGGATGGCGCCAAAGAAACCTCTattgtcaaaaaacaaaatacgtaCCGCGCCGCTGAGGCTCTTGAGAGACAAGGCAGCTCTGCGCTCAATCTAATTACACAttacagaatatatatatatatatatcccaGGTTGTTCCCCCAGGTGTTATCGTTAGCTAATGTGGGAAACGCAGGGTGCAAACATACAACAAACTGCTACTGCATACATAAACTAACATTAAACTTCCAGTTCAAACAAGTCATACGCCGGTGACAGAAACTATGAGAGTCGGGCAGCAGTCTTCGTGACTCCAAAAGATGAACGTACAAATGACGCAGTACAGTGGCGGCCAAACTGTAGTGGAGGATTCAAA
The sequence above is drawn from the Syngnathus acus chromosome 14, fSynAcu1.2, whole genome shotgun sequence genome and encodes:
- the LOC119133919 gene encoding cell surface glycoprotein MUC18-like isoform X1 — encoded protein: MLFSPTGVSECLREWGDLEKDYQHIQDTHRLYRVKLEEVTKLQSRCTSAIARHRKKLKELSSSLVRCEAEQLGRKLSPVEADSVADIRAAADERARAFSEMEAFLPKPNGLYLTLVLGNVNVTLLNKQSKFAYKDEYEKFKLILTVILFLFSFTCCFLFSYRALDALFNFLLVWYYCTLTIRESILINNGSRIRGWWVFHHYVSTFLSGVMLTWPEGILYQMFRHQFLSYCLYQSFVQFLQYYYQSGCLYRLRALGERHNMDLTVVCARVEVSMQETVEVYLGDSAHIPCQYNFSQADSLPEFVMFQWFVKDRVSSSRMRIYYVDENDDVADEGTEFSARIRVAVDQRATRLTVQEVQLSDERDFICQVNGVSAGAAESKTRLRVFAPPEAPLIQGVRAGISVNAEAPSEVATCEARNGFPKANIRWYKDKMPLVPSVGSVNVRTVYTVESSGLYSVRSTLEYRVLKEDKDANFSCEVSFLVPSAIRTVESAAVGVTIHYPATMVELWRESPKGLIKEGDTVLLRCHGDGNPSPTFNFSRERELGAEEDLDSNGNVLMLWAVSRADRGLYRCQPQDSTKLKGEVELKVHYLDPAVVVPKEAEAMFKGEDLTASCNALSSLKTSTAWYKQGGQIVGVGNTLRLQDATYETAGEFVCEVSVPDLPTLHTSGSIHIVVHGAPQLVGEEREVHLDEALGRTLNLSCEARGHPAPSIEWIFDGGPVTRRCFCFCRNSSGPLTCALPPQMWREVLSESGDHATRSVVSVAVNSDIGVACNASNRFGADVRAFSIKAVPLVTSGVPFSSAEGGRVIIVVVIPCLLLLAVLGSALYFLHKKGKIPCGRSGKQDISSQEKSAKDDIVLEMKNNAEAKTEDTVLLKTVNVDKNGTNGQ
- the LOC119133919 gene encoding cell surface glycoprotein MUC18-like isoform X5, with the translated sequence MLFSPTGVSECLREWGDLEKDYQHIQDTHRLYRVKLEEVTKLQSRCTSAIARHRKKLKELSSSLVRCEAEQLGRKLSPVEADSVADIRAAADERARAFSEMEAFLPKPNGLYLTLVLGNVNVTLLNKQSKFAYKDEYEKFKLILTVILFLFSFTCCFLFSYRALDALFNFLLVWYYCTLTIRESILINNGSRIRGWPEGILYQMFRHQFLSYCLYQSFVQFLQYYYQSGCLYRLRALGERHNMDLTVVCARVEVSMQETVEVYLGDSAHIPCQYNFSQADSLPEFVMFQWFVKDRVSSSRMRIYYVDENDDVADEGTEFSARIRVAVDQRATRLTVQEVQLSDERDFICQVNGVSAGAAESKTRLRVFAPPEAPLIQGVRAGISVNAEAPSEVATCEARNGFPKANIRWYKDKMPLVPSVGSVNVRTVYTVESSGLYSVRSTLEYRVLKEDKDANFSCEVSFLVPSAIRTVESAAVGVTIHYPATMVELWRESPKGLIKEGDTVLLRCHGDGNPSPTFNFSRERELGAEEDLDSNGNVLMLWAVSRADRGLYRCQPQDSTKLKGEVELKVHYLDPAVVVPKEAEAMFKGEDLTASCNALSSLKTSTAWYKQGGQIVGVGNTLRLQDATYETAGEFVCEVSVPDLPTLHTSGSIHIVVHGAPQLVGEEREVHLDEALGRTLNLSCEARGHPAPSIEWIFDGGPVTRRCFCFCRNSSGPLTCALPPQMWREVLSESGDHATRSVVSVAVNSDIGVACNASNRFGADVRAFSIKAVPLVTSGVPFSSAEGGRVIIVVVIPCLLLLAVLGSALYFLHKKGKIPCGRSGKQDISSQEKSAKDDIVLEMKNNAEAKTEDTVLLKTVNVDKNGTNGQ
- the LOC119133919 gene encoding cell surface glycoprotein MUC18-like isoform X7; translation: MLFSPTGVSECLREWGDLEKDYQHIQDTHRLYRVKLEEVTKLQSRCTSAIARHRKKLKELSSSLVRCEAEQLGRKLSPVEADSVADIRAAADERARAFSEMEAFLPKPNGLYLTLVLGNVNVTLLNKQSKFAYKDEYEKFKLILTVILFLFSFTCCFLFSYRALDALFNFLLVWYYCTLTIRESILINNGSRIRGWWVFHHYVSTFLSGVMLTWPEGILYQMFRHQFLSYCLYQSFVQFLQYYYQSGCLYRLRALGERHNMDLTVVCARVEVSMQETVEVYLGDSAHIPCQYNFSQADSLPEFVMFQWFVKDRVSSSRMRIYYVDENDDVADEGTEFSARIRVAVDQRATRLTVQEVQLSDERDFICQVNGVSAGAAESKTRLRVFAPPEAPLIQGVRAGISVNAEAPSEVATCEARNGFPKANIRWYKDKMPLVPSVGSVNVRTVYTVESSGLYSVRSTLEYRVLKEDKDANFSCEVSFLVPSAIRTVESAAVGVTIHYPATMVELWRESPKGLIKEGDTVLLRCHGDGNPSPTFNFSRERELGAEEDLDSNGNVLMLWAVSRADRGLYRCQPQDSTKLKGEVELKVHYLDPAVVVPKEAEAMFKGEDLTASCNALSSLKTSTAWYKGGQIVGVGNTLRLQDATYETAGEFVCEVSVPDLPTLHTSGSIHIVVHGAPQLVGEEREVHLDEALGRTLNLSCEARGHPAPSIEWIFDGGPMWREVLSESGDHATRSVVSVAVNSDIGVACNASNRFGADVRAFSIKAVPLVTSGVPFSSAEGGRVIIVVVIPCLLLLAVLGSALYFLHKKGKIPCGRSGKQDISSQEKSAKDDIVLEMKNNAEAKTEDTVLLKTVNVDKNGTNGQ
- the LOC119133919 gene encoding cell surface glycoprotein MUC18-like isoform X6; translated protein: MLFSPTGVSECLREWGDLEKDYQHIQDTHRLYRVKLEEVTKLQSRCTSAIARHRKKLKELSSSLVRCEAEQLGRKLSPVEADSVADIRAAADERARAFSEMEAFLPKPNGLYLTLVLGNVNVTLLNKQSKFAYKDEYEKFKLILTVILFLFSFTCCFLFSYRALDALFNFLLVWYYCTLTIRESILINNGSRIRGWWVFHHYVSTFLSGVMLTWPEGILYQMFRHQFLSYCLYQSFVQFLQYYYQSGCLYRLRALGERHNMDLTVVCARVEVSMQETVEVYLGDSAHIPCQYNFSQADSLPEFVMFQWFVKDRVSSSRMRIYYVDENDDVADEGTEFSARIRVAVDQRATRLTVQEVQLSDERDFICQVNGVSAGAAESKTRLRVFAPPEAPLIQGVRAGISVNAEAPSEVATCEARNGFPKANIRWYKDKMPLVPSVGSVNVRTVYTVESSGLYSVRSTLEYRVLKEDKDANFSCEVSFLVPSAIRTVESAAVGVTIHYPATMVELWRESPKGLIKEGDTVLLRCHGDGNPSPTFNFSRERELGAEEDLDSNGNVLMLWAVSRADRGLYRCQPQDSTKLKGEVELKVHYLDPAVVVPKEAEAMFKGEDLTASCNALSSLKTSTAWYKQGGQIVGVGNTLRLQDATYETAGEFVCEVSVPDLPTLHTSGSIHIVVHGAPQLVGEEREVHLDEALGRTLNLSCEARGHPAPSIEWIFDGGPMWREVLSESGDHATRSVVSVAVNSDIGVACNASNRFGADVRAFSIKAVPLVTSGVPFSSAEGGRVIIVVVIPCLLLLAVLGSALYFLHKKGKIPCGRSGKQDISSQEKSAKDDIVLEMKNNAEAKTEDTVLLKTVNVDKNGTNGQ
- the LOC119133919 gene encoding cell surface glycoprotein MUC18-like isoform X8; protein product: MLFSPTGVSECLREWGDLEKDYQHIQDTHRLYRVKLEEVTKLQSRCTSAIARHRKKLKELSSSLVRCEAEQLGRKLSPVEADSVADIRAAADERARAFSEMEAFLPKPNGLYLTLVLGNVNVTLLNKQSKFAYKDEYEKFKLILTVILFLFSFTCCFLFSYRALDALFNFLLVWYYCTLTIRESILINNGSRIRGWWVFHHYVSTFLSGVMLTWPEGILYQMFRHQFLSYCLYQSFVQFLQYYYQSGCLYRLRALGERHNMDLTVVCARVEVSMQETVEVYLGDSAHIPCQYNFSQADSLPEFVMFQWFVKDRVSSSRMRIYYVDENDDVADEGTEFSARIRVAVDQRATRLTVQEVQLSDERDFICQVNGVSAGAAESKTRLRVFAPPEAPLIQGVRAGISVNAEAPSEVATCEARNGFPKANIRWYKDKMPLVPSVGSVNVRTVYTVESSGLYSVRSTLEYRVLKEDKDANFSCEVSFLVPSAIRTVESAAVGVTIHYPATMVELWRESPKGLIKEGDTVLLRCHGDGNPSPTFNFSRERELGAEEDLDSNGNVLMLWAVSRADRGLYRCQPQDSTKLKGEVELKVHYLDPAVVVPKEAEAMFKGEDLTASCNALSSLKTSTAWYKGGQIVGVGNTLRLQDATYETAGEFVCEVSVPDLPTLHTSGSIHIVVHGAPQLVGEEREVHLDEALGRTLNLSCEARGHPAPSIEWIFDGGPMWREVLSESGDHATRSVVSVAVNSDIGVACNASNRFGADVRAFSIKAVPLVTSGVPFSSAEGGRVIIVVVIPCLLLLAVLGSALYFLHKKGKIPCGRSGKQDISQEKSAKDDIVLEMKNNAEAKTEDTVLLKTVNVDKNGTNGQ